A window from Fragaria vesca subsp. vesca linkage group LG5, FraVesHawaii_1.0, whole genome shotgun sequence encodes these proteins:
- the LOC101303234 gene encoding RING-H2 finger protein ATL43-like, whose translation MMYRQGSPQSILTAAALHQTLGLHCKRGSLVFIGGAANSGPPRAAALRKNSGIDRTVVESLPVFRFGSLRGHKDGLECAVCLTRFEPTEVLRLLPKCKHAFHVECVDTWLDAHSTCPLCRYRVDPEDILLIEQPPTNSQPQTPAPHHQNDVVIDIETDRPGFRRVSGRHSSALERQPGSTNSSSSHDNTSSFRRSFDGWTWFRKKSETTATVRYSTDRPRKDGLLLPQDKTRLEHRIIVSSPRSSTTNGNGFHQRWSDVEPSDLLYLTSEMIMSDNGATRQRQQEEEVPLRCGNGAVPARDGSNGCSGSDSGRGVIKERSVSEITGLSRFSNRGSSSERSSDNDQRHRSQRQNQNRQNQQRQLRLASRWVAWISSRPPRVGSDRTTATVAAPPSSPTTETPPRIPPPPPLPTVPTG comes from the exons ATGATGTACCGTCAAGGGAGCCCGCAGTCGATTCTCACCGCCGCCGCCTTGCACCAAACCCTAGGTTTG CACTGCAAGCGCGGCAGCCTCGTCTTCATCGGAGGAGCCGCTAACTCCGGGCCTCCCCGCGCGGCGGCTCTGCGTAAAAACTCCGGAATCGACCGGACCGTCGTCGAGTCCCTCCCGGTTTTCCGGTTCGGGTCGCTCCGGGGACACAAGGACGGGCTGGAATGCGCTGTCTGCCTCACCCGATTCGAGCCCACGGAGGTCCTCCGCCTCCTCCCGAAATGCAAGCACGCCTTCCACGTCGAATGCGTCGACACGTGGCTCGACGCCCACTCCACTTGCCCGCTCTGCCGCTACCGGGTCGACCCGGAAGACATCCTCCTAATCGAACAACCGCCGACCAACAGCCAGCCCCAGACTCCGGCTCCCCACCACCAAAACGACGTCGTCATCGACATCGAAACCGACCGCCCGGGTTTCCGCCGCGTCTCGGGCCGCCACTCCTCCGCGTTAGAGCGGCAACCCGGCTCCACCAACTCCTCCTCCTCTCATGACAATACGTCGTCGTTCCGGAGATCCTTCGACGGCTGGACCTGGTTCCGGAAAAAGAGCGAAACAACCGCAACCGTCAGATACAGCACCGACCGTCCCAGAAAGGACGGCCTTCTTTTACCTCAAGACAAAACCCGGCTCGAGCACAGGATCATTGTCTCCTCCCCCAGATCAAGCACCACCAACGGCAACGGCTTCCACCAGCGCTGGAGCGACGTGGAGCCGTCGGATCTTCTCTACCTCACCTCCGAGATGATCATGAGCGATAACGGAGCGACACGTCAGCGTCAGCAGGAGGAGGAGGTACCGTTGCGCTGTGGGAATGGGGCCGTTCCAGCTAGGGATGGGAGTAATGGGTGCAGTGGCAGTGACAGTGGCAGAGGCGTAATAAAAGAGAGAAGCGTGTCGGAAATCACGGGGCTGAGCAGGTTCTCGAACAGAGGGAGCAGTAGTGAGCGGAGCAGTGATAATGACCAGCGCCACCGAAGCCAACGCCAAAACCAAAACCGGCAGAACCAACAGCGACAGCTCAGGCTCGCTTCCAGGTGGGTGGCTTGGATTTCGTCACGCCCACCACGTGTAGGGTCTGATCGTACGACTGCCACTGTTGCCGCTCCTCCTTCTTCCCCAACTACAGAGACTCCGCCGCGGATCCCTCCGCCACCGCCATTACCGACTGTGCCCACTGGTTGA